A single region of the Populus nigra chromosome 2, ddPopNigr1.1, whole genome shotgun sequence genome encodes:
- the LOC133682587 gene encoding uncharacterized protein LOC133682587 isoform X1: protein MTPVSLPLDRNPPLNPPLLSGRNALCLLVQREICPRTKHTPKRRWGEASQWNYNSSSVPKTEPARDAKRGLISWAEAESLRHLSAQYCPLVPPPRSTIAAAFSPDGKTLASTHGDHTVKIIDCQTGVCLKVLMGHRRTPWVVRFHPLHPEILASGSLDHEVRLWDANTSECIGSRDFYRPIASIAFHAEGELLAVASGHKLYIWHYNKRGEASSPTIVLKTRRSLRAVHFHPHGAPFLLTAEVNDLDSSDSSMTRATSPGYLRYPPPAVFVTNGQSGDCVSLASELPLVSLPFLFVPSFSLDDSRIDANRLVTSSTMQVESSTSMQLQMDTNATDRYVPLVSPMETFPAVPSSSYTSAEGIVNNSFPSGMGGGVSNTREDAMETDEMPPVGGNPQGKSAHLETLGVGNSAMDGVPANTSIRQQSTDFGQLQQILPSRDSTWWELPFLQGWLMGQSQAGGPSTVPLSSGSRERSAQYIGPSSLTSYLSTQNVEAAVASLAMPGSTSISGVSGRSGSRHRISRSRFFVPESGESMAPINMRHEGSDNQPIFNRIQSEIATSLEAAAAAELPCTVKLRVWSHDIKHPCAPLNADKCRLTIPHAVLCSEMGAHFSPCGRYLAACVACMLPHMEADPGLQTLVHQGAGAATSPTRHPISAHQVVYELRIYSLEEATFGSVLVSRAIRAAHCLTSIQFSPMSEHILLAYGRRHGSLLKSIVIDGETTTPIYTVLEVYRVSDMELVRVLPSAEDEVNVACFHPFAGGGLVYGTKEGKLRVLKYDGVHGVNCTRPNHFPEENLTEVQTYALEG from the exons ATGACCCCAGTTTCCTTGCCGCTGGATCGAAATCCTCCCCTCAATCCTCCTCTTCTTAG TGGTAGAAACGCCTTGTGTTTGTTAGTGCAGAGAGAGATTTGTCCTAGAACTAAACACACGCCAAAAAGGCGGTGGGGAGAAGCTTCGCAATGGAATTATAATTCTTCGTCCGTGCCGAAAACTGAACCAGCTAGAGATGCGAAACGCGGTCTTATTTCATG GGCTGAGGCTGAGTCGTTGCGGCATCTATCGGCGCAGTATTGCCCACTGGTGCCTCCTCCGAGGTCGACTATAGCAGCAGCATTTAGTCCTGATGGAAAAACACTCGCTTCTACGCA TGGTGATCACACAGTGAAGATAATCGATTGCCAAACTGGAGTCTGCTTAAAGGTGTTGATGGGTCATCGGAGGACGCCTTGGGTG GTCAGGTTCCACCCACTGCATCCAGAAATTCTTGCAAGTGGAAGCTTGGATCATGAAGTTCGCTTATGGGATGCAAACACATCAGAGTGTATTGGATCCCGTGATTTCT ATCGTCCTATTGCTTCCATTGCTTTCCATGCAGAAGGAGAATTGCTTGCTGTTGCCTCAGGTCACAAG TTGTACATATGGCACTACAATAAGAGAGGGGAGGCGTCTTCGCCAACTATTGTATTGAAGACTAGGCGCTCTCTTCGAGCAGTGCATTTTCACCCGCACGGTGCTCCATTTCTCTTGACTGCTGAG GTCAATGATCTTGACTCTTCAGATTCTTCTATGACACGGGCAACATCTCCAGGTTACCTGAGATATCCTCCTCCTGCTGTTTTTGTCACAAATGGTCAGTCTGGTGATTGTGTTAGCTTGGCTTCTGAACTACCACTTGTGTCCTTGCCTTTCTTGTTCGTGCCTTCATTTTCTTTAGATGATAGTAGGATAGATGCTAATAGACTTGTCACTTCAAGTACAATGCAAGTGGAGTCCTCTACTTCAATGCAGCTTCAAATGGATACAAATGCAACAGACAGATATGTTCCCTTAGTGTCCCCCATGGAGACATTTCCTGCAGTCCCTTCTAGTTCATATACCAGTGCAGAAGGTATAGTAAATAATTCTTTCCCTTCTGGAATGGGAGGTGGAGTTTCTAACACCAGAGAAGACGCGATGGAGACTGATGAAATGCCGCCTGTAGGGGGGAACCCTCAAGGAAAATCAGCTCATCTAGAGACGCTTGGTGTTGGTAATAGTGCAATGGATGGAGTGCCTGCAAATACTTCAATTAGGCAGCAGTCCACTGATTTTGGGCAACTTCAGCAGATTCTACCCTCTAGAGACTCCACGTGGTGGGAGTTACCCTTTTTGCAGGGATGGTTAATGGGTCAGAGCCAAGCTGGTGGACCCTCGACAGTTCCTCTTAGTAGTGGTAGTCGTGAACGTTCAGCCCAGTATATTGGTCCTTCCTCACTGACATCTTATCTATCTACTCAGAATGTGGAAGCTGCAGTGGCTTCTTTGGCAATGCCTGGCAGCACCAGCATCTCCGGGGTCTCTGGGAGATCTGGCTCTCGGCATCGCATTTCACGCTCCCGGTTCTTTGTGCCTGAATCCGGGGAAAGTATGGCTCCCATTAATATGCGACATGAAGGTAGTGATAATCAGCCCATATTTAATAGAATCCAGTCTGAGATTGCCACGTCATTGGAAGCTGCAGCTGCTGCAGAGTTACCATGCACTGTAAAGCTTAGAGTGTGGTCTCATGACATAAAACATCCTTGCGCTCCACTCAATGCTGACAAATGTCGCTTAACGATACCTCATGCCGTCCTTTGTAG TGAAATGGGCGCTCATTTTTCACCATGCGGAAGATATTTAGCTGCCTGTGTTGCTTGTATGCTGCCCCATATGGAAGCTGATCCCGGTTTACAAACGCTAGTCCATCAAGGTGCTGGGGCTGCTACTTCCCCTACTAGACACCCAATATCAGCACACCAAGTAGTGTACGAGCTTCGCATATATTCCTTGGAGGAGGCAAC CTTTGGTTCAGTGCTTGTGTCACGTGCAATTAGAGCTGCTCATTGTTTGACTTCAATCCAG TTCTCACCAATGTCGGAGCACATATTACTGGCTTATGGTCGACGTCATGGCTCCCTTCTAAAAAGCATTGTCATTGATGGGGAAACAACAACACCTATTTATACAGTTCTGGAG GTTTACAGAGTTTCGGATATGGAACTTGTGAGAGTGCTTCCTAGCGCAGAGGATGAGGTCAATGTTGCTTGTTTTCATCCCTTTGCCGGAGGAGGTCTTGTCTATGGAACCAAG GAAGGGAAACTTAGAGTCCTCAAGTATGATGGTGTCCATGGTGTTAATTGTACCAGACCAAATCACTTTCCTGAAGAGAACTTGACTGAG GTCCAGACATATGCTCTAGAAGGTTAA
- the LOC133682587 gene encoding uncharacterized protein LOC133682587 isoform X2, whose amino-acid sequence MTPVSLPLDRNPPLNPPLLSGRNALCLLVQREICPRTKHTPKRRWGEASQWNYNSSSVPKTEPARDAKRGLISWAEAESLRHLSAQYCPLVPPPRSTIAAAFSPDGKTLASTHGDHTVKIIDCQTGVCLKVLMGHRRTPWVVRFHPLHPEILASGSLDHEVRLWDANTSECIGSRDFYRPIASIAFHAEGELLAVASGHKLYIWHYNKRGEASSPTIVLKTRRSLRAVHFHPHGAPFLLTAEVNDLDSSDSSMTRATSPGYLRYPPPAVFVTNGQSGDCVSLASELPLVSLPFLFVPSFSLDDSRIDANRLVTSSTMQVESSTSMQLQMDTNATDRYVPLVSPMETFPAVPSSSYTSAEGGNPQGKSAHLETLGVGNSAMDGVPANTSIRQQSTDFGQLQQILPSRDSTWWELPFLQGWLMGQSQAGGPSTVPLSSGSRERSAQYIGPSSLTSYLSTQNVEAAVASLAMPGSTSISGVSGRSGSRHRISRSRFFVPESGESMAPINMRHEGSDNQPIFNRIQSEIATSLEAAAAAELPCTVKLRVWSHDIKHPCAPLNADKCRLTIPHAVLCSEMGAHFSPCGRYLAACVACMLPHMEADPGLQTLVHQGAGAATSPTRHPISAHQVVYELRIYSLEEATFGSVLVSRAIRAAHCLTSIQFSPMSEHILLAYGRRHGSLLKSIVIDGETTTPIYTVLEVYRVSDMELVRVLPSAEDEVNVACFHPFAGGGLVYGTKEGKLRVLKYDGVHGVNCTRPNHFPEENLTEVQTYALEG is encoded by the exons ATGACCCCAGTTTCCTTGCCGCTGGATCGAAATCCTCCCCTCAATCCTCCTCTTCTTAG TGGTAGAAACGCCTTGTGTTTGTTAGTGCAGAGAGAGATTTGTCCTAGAACTAAACACACGCCAAAAAGGCGGTGGGGAGAAGCTTCGCAATGGAATTATAATTCTTCGTCCGTGCCGAAAACTGAACCAGCTAGAGATGCGAAACGCGGTCTTATTTCATG GGCTGAGGCTGAGTCGTTGCGGCATCTATCGGCGCAGTATTGCCCACTGGTGCCTCCTCCGAGGTCGACTATAGCAGCAGCATTTAGTCCTGATGGAAAAACACTCGCTTCTACGCA TGGTGATCACACAGTGAAGATAATCGATTGCCAAACTGGAGTCTGCTTAAAGGTGTTGATGGGTCATCGGAGGACGCCTTGGGTG GTCAGGTTCCACCCACTGCATCCAGAAATTCTTGCAAGTGGAAGCTTGGATCATGAAGTTCGCTTATGGGATGCAAACACATCAGAGTGTATTGGATCCCGTGATTTCT ATCGTCCTATTGCTTCCATTGCTTTCCATGCAGAAGGAGAATTGCTTGCTGTTGCCTCAGGTCACAAG TTGTACATATGGCACTACAATAAGAGAGGGGAGGCGTCTTCGCCAACTATTGTATTGAAGACTAGGCGCTCTCTTCGAGCAGTGCATTTTCACCCGCACGGTGCTCCATTTCTCTTGACTGCTGAG GTCAATGATCTTGACTCTTCAGATTCTTCTATGACACGGGCAACATCTCCAGGTTACCTGAGATATCCTCCTCCTGCTGTTTTTGTCACAAATGGTCAGTCTGGTGATTGTGTTAGCTTGGCTTCTGAACTACCACTTGTGTCCTTGCCTTTCTTGTTCGTGCCTTCATTTTCTTTAGATGATAGTAGGATAGATGCTAATAGACTTGTCACTTCAAGTACAATGCAAGTGGAGTCCTCTACTTCAATGCAGCTTCAAATGGATACAAATGCAACAGACAGATATGTTCCCTTAGTGTCCCCCATGGAGACATTTCCTGCAGTCCCTTCTAGTTCATATACCAGTGCAGAAG GGGGGAACCCTCAAGGAAAATCAGCTCATCTAGAGACGCTTGGTGTTGGTAATAGTGCAATGGATGGAGTGCCTGCAAATACTTCAATTAGGCAGCAGTCCACTGATTTTGGGCAACTTCAGCAGATTCTACCCTCTAGAGACTCCACGTGGTGGGAGTTACCCTTTTTGCAGGGATGGTTAATGGGTCAGAGCCAAGCTGGTGGACCCTCGACAGTTCCTCTTAGTAGTGGTAGTCGTGAACGTTCAGCCCAGTATATTGGTCCTTCCTCACTGACATCTTATCTATCTACTCAGAATGTGGAAGCTGCAGTGGCTTCTTTGGCAATGCCTGGCAGCACCAGCATCTCCGGGGTCTCTGGGAGATCTGGCTCTCGGCATCGCATTTCACGCTCCCGGTTCTTTGTGCCTGAATCCGGGGAAAGTATGGCTCCCATTAATATGCGACATGAAGGTAGTGATAATCAGCCCATATTTAATAGAATCCAGTCTGAGATTGCCACGTCATTGGAAGCTGCAGCTGCTGCAGAGTTACCATGCACTGTAAAGCTTAGAGTGTGGTCTCATGACATAAAACATCCTTGCGCTCCACTCAATGCTGACAAATGTCGCTTAACGATACCTCATGCCGTCCTTTGTAG TGAAATGGGCGCTCATTTTTCACCATGCGGAAGATATTTAGCTGCCTGTGTTGCTTGTATGCTGCCCCATATGGAAGCTGATCCCGGTTTACAAACGCTAGTCCATCAAGGTGCTGGGGCTGCTACTTCCCCTACTAGACACCCAATATCAGCACACCAAGTAGTGTACGAGCTTCGCATATATTCCTTGGAGGAGGCAAC CTTTGGTTCAGTGCTTGTGTCACGTGCAATTAGAGCTGCTCATTGTTTGACTTCAATCCAG TTCTCACCAATGTCGGAGCACATATTACTGGCTTATGGTCGACGTCATGGCTCCCTTCTAAAAAGCATTGTCATTGATGGGGAAACAACAACACCTATTTATACAGTTCTGGAG GTTTACAGAGTTTCGGATATGGAACTTGTGAGAGTGCTTCCTAGCGCAGAGGATGAGGTCAATGTTGCTTGTTTTCATCCCTTTGCCGGAGGAGGTCTTGTCTATGGAACCAAG GAAGGGAAACTTAGAGTCCTCAAGTATGATGGTGTCCATGGTGTTAATTGTACCAGACCAAATCACTTTCCTGAAGAGAACTTGACTGAG GTCCAGACATATGCTCTAGAAGGTTAA
- the LOC133682903 gene encoding LOW QUALITY PROTEIN: uncharacterized protein LOC133682903 (The sequence of the model RefSeq protein was modified relative to this genomic sequence to represent the inferred CDS: deleted 2 bases in 1 codon; substituted 3 bases at 3 genomic stop codons), producing the protein MSKRKFEDQDFYFIXNPSPXHXIKVGLSIQVVRPIIQYSRPGRWLLQIQMPLTLTQLGLIDSQARPS; encoded by the exons ATGTCGA AGAGAAAGTTCGaagatcaagat ttttatttcatttaaaatccaTCTccttaacattaaattaaagtgGGTCTATCGATACAAGTGGTAAGACCGATAATTCAGTATTCAAGACCTGGCCGATGGCTACTTCAAATTCAAATGCCACTTACCTTAACACAACTCGGGTTAATCGACTCCCAGGCCAGGCCTAGCTAG